From one Catellatospora sp. IY07-71 genomic stretch:
- a CDS encoding family 16 glycoside hydrolase, which produces MSTTHGRRLAILAGTTATALALAVGLTTAASAATLFTDDFEDGNASGWSSSGGSWSVVADGSRAYRQSSTSADAKSLSGSSTWTDYTVSARVKPIAFANSSRAAGVAARAQSTSSFYSLVLVGAGRAELRRTSGGGVTVLAQAATAVSPGTWYTLALSVSGSTVRGAVNGTQLVSATDATFGTGRIGLVGQYASASFDDVQVFTGPGPDPSAPASPTASASASPSPSGSPPPPPPPGQADGYASVSGQGQNGTYGGAGGQTVTVTSAAQLADYAGRAEPYIIMVSGRITVSDMILVVANKSIIGVGSTAEIVDGGLQLGSTTRPGNNVIIRNITFRNPSDDSVSVHNGSHHVWIDHNEFWPGYDGSVDVKRQSNYVTVSWNVFHGTDKSMLLGHSDSFPADTGYLKVTYHHNLFDGSNQRHPRVRFGEPVHVYNNHYRNIGLYGVASTENAGVVVEGNYFENTAYPCYSTNGYADSAPGRLVQRANAFVNSGVCEANGSVLEPGTFYSYTLDSASTVPAKVAAGAGVGKL; this is translated from the coding sequence ATGTCGACAACGCACGGCCGACGCCTCGCGATCCTGGCCGGCACCACCGCCACCGCCCTCGCCCTGGCGGTCGGCCTCACCACGGCCGCCTCGGCGGCCACCCTGTTCACCGACGACTTCGAGGACGGCAACGCCTCGGGCTGGAGCAGCTCCGGCGGCAGCTGGTCGGTGGTCGCCGACGGCTCGCGCGCCTACCGCCAGTCCAGCACCAGCGCCGACGCGAAGTCCCTGTCCGGCTCCAGCACCTGGACCGACTACACCGTGTCGGCCCGGGTCAAGCCGATCGCCTTCGCCAACTCCAGCCGGGCCGCGGGTGTCGCCGCCCGCGCCCAGAGCACGTCCAGCTTCTACTCGCTCGTGCTGGTCGGCGCCGGCCGCGCCGAGCTGCGCCGCACCAGCGGTGGCGGGGTGACCGTGCTGGCGCAGGCCGCCACCGCCGTCAGCCCAGGCACCTGGTACACCCTCGCGCTGTCGGTCTCCGGCAGCACGGTGCGGGGGGCCGTGAACGGAACGCAGCTGGTCAGCGCCACCGATGCCACGTTCGGCACCGGCCGGATCGGGCTCGTCGGGCAGTACGCCAGCGCGTCCTTCGACGACGTGCAGGTGTTCACCGGTCCCGGGCCGGACCCGTCCGCACCCGCGTCGCCCACGGCCTCCGCGTCGGCCTCGCCGTCGCCGAGCGGCAGCCCGCCGCCTCCGCCCCCGCCGGGACAGGCCGACGGGTACGCCTCCGTCAGCGGGCAGGGGCAGAACGGCACGTACGGCGGCGCGGGCGGGCAGACCGTCACCGTCACGTCCGCGGCGCAACTGGCCGACTATGCGGGACGGGCGGAGCCGTACATCATCATGGTCTCCGGCCGGATCACGGTCAGCGACATGATCCTCGTCGTCGCGAACAAGAGCATCATCGGCGTCGGCAGCACGGCCGAGATCGTGGACGGCGGGCTGCAGCTGGGCTCGACCACGCGGCCGGGCAACAACGTGATCATCCGCAACATCACCTTCCGCAACCCGTCCGACGACTCGGTGAGCGTGCACAACGGCTCGCACCACGTATGGATCGACCACAACGAGTTCTGGCCGGGCTACGACGGCTCGGTCGACGTGAAGCGGCAGTCGAACTACGTGACCGTGTCCTGGAACGTGTTCCACGGCACGGACAAGTCGATGCTGCTCGGGCACTCGGACTCGTTCCCGGCGGACACCGGGTATCTGAAGGTGACCTACCACCACAACCTGTTCGACGGGTCCAACCAGCGGCATCCGCGGGTGCGGTTCGGCGAGCCGGTGCACGTGTACAACAACCACTACCGGAACATCGGGCTCTACGGCGTGGCGTCCACCGAGAACGCGGGCGTGGTCGTGGAGGGCAACTACTTCGAGAACACGGCGTATCCGTGCTACTCGACGAACGGGTACGCCGACAGCGCGCCCGGCCGCCTGGTCCAGCGCGCGAACGCGTTCGTCAACTCCGGCGTGTGCGAGGCGAACGGGTCGGTGCTCGAGCCGGGGACGTTCTACTCGTACACCCTGGACAGCGCGTCCACCGTCCCCGCCAAGGTCGCCGCCGGCGCCGGCGTCGGCAAGCTCTAG